One stretch of Trichocoleus sp. DNA includes these proteins:
- a CDS encoding leucine-rich repeat domain-containing protein produces MSFSLLALKIVGPPVAKRLLELFDINSSLTNAVLEQAIDVGADHVLSSPEARKTLSQQIDQVAKRLATDLRPLFDHEVRDAEHNSRNAILLGVAETLIKARLSSDTLAELNFDAAKLNQYLLQANPSATRLFSQGETALYHQAIEVVSQRLIEAAPEVEGFELSSTSITLRRLQEIADYLKAQREQATRAANNFAVRYRGIVQSELDRLEVFGLQRMDRLTSRQSLSTAYITLSVSGARDEEEKAALTLMDDERSGREAGRRSRRIDEVLCDCRRLVIRGGAGAGKSTLLQWLAVRAAKQDFQGKLQHWNYKIPFFIRLRDLVDKAFPAPEQFPALTARNCAAQMPSQNWVHQYLEHGQALVLIDGVDELPRQERQDFFEALKDLVRDFSEAIYIVTSRPSGLKDAQGEVWQEWEDWVEAQGFVNLNMEPMSPANIEKFVMRWHSALPADTSSSDRSINHTQMAENLKSQLRQRSELRRLASTPLLCAMICALHRERRETLPSARLQLYRECIEMLLDRRDAGRGIPLDETYPIGLNELQKTDLLQSLALKLMRLNRSNLETDRVDDHFATELKKTSLPASITGKQIRELFVDRAGLLRAPIVGQIDFAHRTFQEYLAAKAALDDDSLEELLQKAMDDQWRESIIVAAGLARPKERAKLLNFLLDQGDSQPDNRHHLHLLAVACLETATSVDQEIRDRVLASAKALLPPQDDDEIAMVARAGNEIVPLLQYEPHYSADEACNCIEALVQIGTPTAMQFLVDYAQARFESENDQHSIGRAIGRGWDIFDQNIFLPNVLTHLKILDLGETQISDVSPLKNLTQLTRLDLDETSVTDVSPLSELTQLKALYLFRDQVIDVSSLSRLTQLTLLHLSETQVTDLSALSELTQLTRLYLSGTQVTDLSALSGLTQLTRLHLSGTQVTDLSALSGLTQLTLLHLSRTQVTDLSALSELTQLTRLDLSGTQVTDLSALSGLTQLTRLYLSGTQVTDLSALSGLTQLTQLDLSRTQVTDLSALSGLTQLTQLYLFGTQVTDLSALSELTQLKELVLSETQEIDGSCLKHLHNLRIIKTISIL; encoded by the coding sequence ATGTCTTTCTCTTTGCTTGCACTAAAAATTGTTGGGCCTCCGGTTGCGAAAAGGCTGCTGGAATTATTCGACATCAACTCTAGCTTGACGAATGCGGTGTTGGAACAAGCGATCGATGTTGGCGCAGATCATGTATTGAGTTCTCCCGAAGCAAGGAAGACACTATCTCAGCAGATTGATCAAGTTGCTAAACGACTCGCAACAGATCTTCGACCTCTGTTTGACCATGAAGTTAGGGATGCAGAACACAATAGCCGAAACGCGATTTTGCTAGGCGTAGCTGAAACGTTGATTAAGGCAAGGCTCTCGTCAGATACTTTGGCAGAGCTGAATTTTGATGCTGCCAAATTGAATCAATATTTACTGCAAGCTAATCCAAGCGCAACTCGGTTGTTTTCGCAGGGTGAAACAGCTCTATATCATCAGGCGATCGAGGTCGTCAGTCAACGTTTGATTGAAGCTGCACCAGAGGTAGAAGGCTTTGAGTTGAGTAGCACATCAATCACCTTACGGCGGTTACAGGAAATAGCAGACTATCTGAAAGCTCAACGAGAGCAGGCAACTCGTGCAGCGAATAACTTTGCAGTCCGCTATCGTGGCATTGTTCAGAGTGAACTGGATCGCTTGGAAGTGTTTGGGTTGCAGCGCATGGATCGGCTAACGAGCCGTCAAAGTCTTAGTACGGCGTATATCACGCTATCGGTGAGCGGGGCGCGAGATGAAGAGGAAAAAGCAGCCTTAACGCTGATGGACGATGAGCGATCGGGACGAGAGGCAGGGCGACGATCGCGGCGAATTGATGAGGTGCTTTGTGACTGTCGTCGATTAGTGATTCGTGGAGGAGCGGGAGCCGGAAAAAGTACACTGCTGCAATGGTTGGCGGTACGGGCTGCAAAGCAAGATTTTCAAGGAAAATTGCAGCACTGGAACTATAAGATTCCCTTTTTTATTAGGCTACGAGATCTGGTTGACAAGGCGTTTCCCGCGCCTGAACAATTTCCAGCCCTGACTGCACGAAATTGCGCTGCCCAGATGCCCTCCCAAAATTGGGTTCATCAATATCTGGAGCACGGACAGGCGCTGGTATTAATTGATGGGGTTGATGAATTACCGAGACAGGAACGGCAGGATTTCTTTGAGGCACTGAAAGATTTAGTGCGAGATTTTAGTGAGGCGATCTATATCGTGACTTCTCGTCCATCAGGCTTGAAGGATGCCCAGGGGGAAGTGTGGCAGGAGTGGGAAGATTGGGTTGAAGCACAGGGTTTCGTCAACTTGAATATGGAACCCATGAGTCCTGCGAATATTGAGAAATTTGTTATGCGTTGGCACTCTGCTTTACCTGCCGATACTTCCTCAAGCGATCGATCCATTAACCATACTCAGATGGCAGAAAATCTGAAGTCTCAGTTGCGTCAGCGCTCGGAACTGCGGCGGTTGGCATCCACGCCATTGCTTTGTGCCATGATTTGTGCCTTGCACCGAGAGCGACGAGAAACGCTGCCTAGTGCAAGGCTACAGCTTTACAGGGAATGTATAGAGATGCTGCTAGATCGACGGGATGCAGGACGAGGTATCCCTCTAGACGAAACTTATCCCATCGGGCTAAACGAATTACAAAAAACTGATTTGCTTCAAAGCCTTGCCCTAAAGCTGATGCGCTTAAACCGTTCAAATTTAGAAACTGATCGAGTCGATGATCACTTTGCAACTGAGCTGAAAAAGACGAGCTTACCAGCATCCATCACCGGAAAACAAATTCGGGAACTCTTTGTCGATCGCGCTGGATTGCTGCGTGCACCTATTGTTGGACAAATTGATTTCGCCCACCGAACCTTTCAGGAGTATTTAGCAGCAAAAGCGGCTCTTGATGACGACAGTCTGGAGGAGTTATTGCAGAAGGCTATGGATGATCAGTGGCGAGAGTCGATTATTGTAGCGGCAGGTCTAGCACGTCCTAAAGAGCGAGCCAAATTGCTGAATTTCCTCCTTGATCAAGGAGACAGCCAACCCGACAACAGACATCACCTGCACTTATTGGCAGTAGCTTGCCTGGAGACAGCAACTTCGGTTGATCAAGAAATTCGCGATCGGGTTTTAGCTTCTGCTAAAGCACTACTGCCTCCCCAGGATGACGACGAAATCGCAATGGTAGCCAGAGCAGGGAATGAAATCGTTCCGCTGCTTCAATACGAACCGCACTATTCTGCTGATGAAGCCTGTAACTGCATTGAAGCATTGGTACAGATCGGCACTCCCACTGCAATGCAATTTCTGGTGGACTATGCACAAGCCAGATTTGAGTCAGAGAATGATCAGCATTCAATTGGTCGTGCAATTGGCAGGGGCTGGGATATTTTTGACCAAAACATTTTTCTACCTAACGTTCTCACCCATTTGAAAATATTAGATTTAGGAGAAACTCAAATTTCAGATGTTAGTCCATTGAAGAATTTAACTCAACTGACAAGACTAGATTTGGATGAAACCTCAGTAACGGATGTATCGCCCTTAAGTGAACTAACTCAGTTAAAGGCGTTGTATTTGTTTAGAGATCAGGTAATAGATGTATCGTCTTTAAGTAGGCTCACTCAGCTCACTCTATTGCATTTGTCTGAAACTCAGGTAACAGACCTATCAGCTTTGAGTGAACTCACTCAGCTCACTCGATTGTATTTGTCTGGAACTCAGGTAACAGACCTATCAGCTTTGAGCGGACTCACTCAGCTCACTCGATTGCATTTGTCTGGAACTCAGGTAACAGACCTATCAGCTTTGAGCGGACTCACTCAGCTCACTCTATTGCATTTGTCTAGAACTCAGGTAACAGACCTATCAGCTTTGAGCGAACTCACTCAGCTCACTCGATTGGATCTGTCTGGAACTCAGGTAACAGACCTATCAGCTTTGAGCGGACTCACTCAGCTCACTCGATTGTATTTGTCTGGAACTCAGGTAACAGACCTATCAGCTTTGAGCGGACTCACTCAGCTCACTCAATTGGATTTGTCTAGAACTCAGGTAACAGACCTATCAGCTTTGAGCGGACTCACTCAGCTCACTCAATTGTATCTGTTTGGAACTCAGGTAACAGACCTATCAGCTTTGAGCGAACTCACTCAACTAAAAGAATTGGTTTTGTCGGAAACTCAGGAGATAGATGGGTCATGTCTAAAGCATTTACACAATCTCAGAATTATTAAAACCATTAGTATATTGTGA
- a CDS encoding DUF305 domain-containing protein, whose translation MISMNTGMSSTSMTGNSDVDFALMMIPHHRGAVEMAKIELKYGTDSRLRRLAQEIIVTQQSEIALMQFILEQSLSIQSSSSP comes from the coding sequence ATGATTTCAATGAATACTGGAATGTCTAGTACTTCTATGACTGGAAATTCAGATGTTGATTTTGCTCTCATGATGATTCCTCATCATCGGGGTGCGGTAGAGATGGCAAAGATTGAACTGAAGTACGGGACTGATTCTCGTTTACGGCGATTGGCTCAAGAAATTATTGTGACCCAGCAATCAGAAATTGCATTAATGCAGTTCATTTTGGAGCAATCGTTGTCTATTCAATCTTCATCGTCCCCGTGA
- a CDS encoding serine hydrolase, protein MAIPDRTNHQGVVNEMAAYLEAYLETGFFMGSVLVAHAGEVLLSGYGMANLEHGVANSPQTKFRLGSVTKQFTAAAILQLQEQGLLKVNSPISAYLPDYPEGGLITVHHLLTHTAGIPNYTSFPDYVQKQRTAMSLDEIITWFSDKPLEFSPGDRYSYSNSGYTLLTKLIEAVSGHSYADYLHHHIFEPLGMTHSGYDQLAPILPHRASGYAPAKEGYQHAAFIDMSIPSGAGGLYSTVEDLYRWDQALYTDAVLSESSRQLMFAPAVEMGEESGNAHYGYGWVIDHAYEHDRVGHGGRIDGFTTSIARYPNEQVAIIVLSNLESAPVDRISNDLAAILFGREYELPQKRQTIVLDPATYETYVGDYEFAPGIILSVTTESQGIFVQLTGQNRIEIFPESATHFFVKVVDAQLTFVVEETGKASRVILHQGGRDQTAIRVTAEEGFSQRL, encoded by the coding sequence ATGGCGATTCCAGACCGGACAAATCATCAGGGCGTTGTCAATGAAATGGCTGCCTATCTCGAAGCGTATTTGGAAACAGGTTTTTTTATGGGATCTGTCCTGGTTGCCCATGCTGGAGAAGTGCTACTGAGTGGATACGGGATGGCAAATCTGGAACATGGCGTTGCCAATTCGCCTCAGACCAAATTCCGTCTTGGCTCTGTCACCAAGCAATTTACAGCCGCCGCAATTTTACAACTCCAAGAGCAGGGCTTACTGAAGGTCAATAGCCCTATTTCAGCCTATTTACCCGATTACCCGGAAGGTGGGTTGATTACCGTTCATCACCTGCTGACTCATACGGCTGGCATCCCAAACTACACCAGCTTTCCTGATTATGTCCAGAAGCAGCGAACTGCTATGAGCCTGGATGAAATCATTACCTGGTTCAGCGATAAGCCATTAGAGTTCTCACCGGGCGATCGCTACAGCTATAGCAACTCTGGCTATACTCTGCTGACGAAGTTGATTGAAGCAGTTTCGGGGCATTCCTATGCTGATTACCTGCACCATCACATTTTTGAGCCGCTTGGGATGACCCATTCAGGTTATGACCAGTTAGCGCCAATTCTGCCTCATCGAGCTTCGGGTTACGCACCTGCAAAAGAGGGCTACCAGCATGCTGCATTCATCGATATGTCCATTCCTTCGGGGGCAGGGGGACTGTACTCCACAGTTGAAGACCTGTACAGATGGGATCAGGCGCTTTATACCGACGCTGTTCTGAGTGAATCTTCTCGGCAATTGATGTTTGCACCCGCAGTCGAGATGGGTGAAGAGAGCGGTAATGCTCACTATGGTTATGGCTGGGTGATTGACCATGCCTATGAGCACGATCGCGTGGGTCATGGAGGACGAATTGATGGCTTCACCACCAGCATTGCCAGATACCCTAATGAGCAGGTTGCGATCATTGTTCTTAGCAATCTGGAATCGGCTCCAGTTGACAGGATCAGCAATGATTTAGCTGCAATTCTATTTGGCAGAGAGTATGAATTGCCCCAGAAACGTCAGACGATCGTCCTTGATCCCGCAACTTATGAAACCTATGTCGGAGATTACGAGTTTGCTCCTGGGATTATCCTGTCAGTAACAACTGAATCCCAAGGTATCTTTGTCCAGTTGACGGGACAGAACCGGATCGAGATTTTTCCAGAATCGGCAACTCATTTCTTTGTGAAAGTAGTTGATGCTCAACTGACATTTGTGGTGGAAGAAACAGGCAAAGCTTCACGTGTCATCCTGCATCAAGGCGGACGAGACCAGACGGCAATCAGGGTTACTGCTGAAGAAGGATTCTCGCAACGTTTGTAG
- a CDS encoding GAF domain-containing sensor histidine kinase gives MSEPPIYPPNEPMADLQAQLAMLKQENRELRSRLQSYEQSQAIQQSTQQSTQQSTQQSKSSNFASEHRLLEATVSVANALLTINDFDQAITIALQILGEALETDRTQILESLFDDPDRPFSRYHNVLYEWIRPGTVQERSRIQATQVDTRNLESFFETFVQNKGFGGLLSEWDESLQMLFHALEVKSLYAVPICLDEQWWGILALNDCQEAKHRTPTELAALQTAANCIGSAIVRQRLQEAREEAERQVLLREKAAQERAAELAKANEALRGTTDRLANEPSLNAFLGHVISEACRQVNCDAGAIFLYDETLKQLALTVGMGIEAYPYLLPTADYPGWSVLLQTRKPLFFHPDVNPEMYGKGTLEWHRAQGHHGILATALMLGDRPLGKIAVAFRHKDNFKETDLELFQALAQQATLAVQLMHLAEAAQQAAILAERNRMAGEIHDSLSQAFIGVLMQLQVADRFFVSKSDQARDCITRAQTLAREGLTEARLSVWSLCQENTDYCFIADTLSRIVQQLTTGTSIQATVHIQGAPYCLQAEVGMNLLRIAQESLTNSLRHAQADMIQVHLTYAPNHIQLLVQDNGCGFDPDQHHSQFGLINMQQRSEQIGAQFQLKTQPGNGTIIAVTVPIHSP, from the coding sequence ATGTCAGAGCCACCCATCTATCCACCGAATGAGCCAATGGCTGACCTGCAAGCCCAACTTGCAATGCTAAAGCAGGAGAACCGTGAACTACGATCGCGTCTCCAGTCCTATGAGCAATCCCAAGCAATTCAGCAATCAACCCAGCAATCAACCCAGCAATCAACCCAGCAATCAAAGAGTAGCAATTTTGCTTCAGAGCATCGCTTGCTAGAAGCTACTGTCTCTGTTGCCAATGCTTTACTGACCATCAATGACTTTGACCAAGCCATCACCATCGCCCTGCAAATTTTGGGAGAGGCTCTGGAAACCGATCGCACCCAAATCCTGGAGAGCCTTTTCGATGATCCCGATCGTCCGTTCTCGCGTTATCACAATGTGCTTTACGAATGGATTAGACCCGGTACAGTGCAAGAGCGATCGCGCATTCAAGCCACACAAGTAGACACAAGAAATTTAGAAAGCTTCTTTGAGACGTTTGTGCAGAACAAAGGGTTTGGCGGTCTGCTCTCAGAGTGGGATGAATCGCTACAGATGTTATTTCATGCGCTGGAGGTCAAATCCCTGTATGCGGTGCCTATCTGCCTGGATGAGCAATGGTGGGGGATTTTAGCATTGAATGACTGTCAGGAGGCGAAGCATCGCACCCCAACAGAACTGGCGGCATTACAAACGGCAGCGAACTGTATTGGCAGTGCAATTGTGCGTCAACGGCTGCAAGAGGCAAGGGAAGAAGCCGAGCGGCAAGTGTTGCTCCGTGAAAAAGCGGCTCAAGAACGCGCAGCAGAACTGGCTAAAGCAAATGAGGCATTACGGGGAACAACAGATCGCTTAGCCAATGAGCCATCGCTGAATGCCTTTCTTGGACACGTTATCTCAGAAGCTTGCCGTCAAGTGAATTGTGATGCTGGTGCTATCTTTCTTTATGATGAAACATTAAAGCAGTTGGCTCTTACCGTTGGTATGGGCATAGAAGCATATCCCTACTTATTACCAACAGCAGACTATCCTGGCTGGTCGGTACTCCTACAGACTCGAAAACCGCTCTTTTTTCACCCTGATGTCAATCCAGAAATGTATGGAAAAGGCACATTGGAGTGGCATCGTGCTCAGGGACATCATGGTATCTTAGCCACTGCATTGATGCTGGGTGATCGTCCACTGGGAAAGATTGCGGTTGCTTTCCGACACAAAGATAACTTCAAAGAAACTGATCTTGAACTCTTCCAGGCACTTGCACAACAGGCAACACTCGCCGTTCAATTAATGCATCTTGCAGAAGCAGCGCAACAAGCGGCAATTTTGGCAGAACGCAATCGCATGGCAGGAGAAATTCATGATTCTCTGTCGCAAGCCTTTATTGGTGTGCTGATGCAGCTTCAAGTTGCCGATCGCTTCTTTGTCAGTAAATCAGATCAAGCCCGAGACTGTATCACTCGCGCTCAAACCCTCGCCAGGGAAGGCTTAACCGAAGCTCGCTTATCAGTGTGGTCGTTATGTCAAGAAAACACCGACTACTGCTTCATTGCAGATACCTTGAGCCGCATTGTTCAACAACTGACCACAGGCACTTCTATCCAGGCTACGGTTCACATTCAAGGGGCACCTTACTGTTTGCAGGCTGAAGTTGGGATGAACCTGCTACGGATTGCTCAAGAATCCCTGACTAACAGTCTGCGCCATGCCCAAGCAGATATGATTCAGGTTCACCTCACCTATGCCCCCAACCACATCCAGCTCCTTGTGCAAGATAATGGATGCGGATTTGACCCAGACCAACACCATAGCCAATTTGGCTTAATCAACATGCAGCAACGATCGGAGCAGATTGGCGCTCAGTTTCAGCTAAAGACTCAACCTGGAAATGGCACGATAATTGCTGTAACTGTCCCCATCCACTCGCCCTAG
- a CDS encoding ABC transporter ATP-binding protein has protein sequence MERIAPSTQHPVLEVSDLTFRHPNSSQPTLQGVNLSVYPGELVLIAGATGSGKSTLLNCIAGIAPNHLGGRLSGSIVYQGTEISQLSVRQRSQFFCTVLQNVELQIFTDRVWEEVVFGLENWQVPPQQIPALTDAALSEFGLTAQRQWSIQQLSAGQKQRLLIACLLTLGQPVLLLDEPLAYLDASGVEQLLHLLRSRVDQGQTVLLVEHRIEIVHQICDRAFLVRDGQLCEQSTQTLLPKINPVIQPQPSASSTLLLQTQQLSWNGYPPFPDLQAHLGETILLKGDNGCGKTTLLKLLSGLLKPATGRLEILGREMSKRSVVEIAAVVGFVLQNPNHQLFADSVRSEVLQPGVSPQRADTLLEQLSLNEFAEQHPQSLSQGQKRRLALAAVLARQPQICLLDEITVGQDPHSLGLMLQVLQQFTQEGGALILTSHDPIAAASLQARQIELPRAT, from the coding sequence ATGGAACGCATAGCCCCATCCACTCAGCACCCTGTATTGGAAGTCAGCGATCTCACATTTCGGCACCCCAACAGTTCTCAACCCACGCTTCAGGGAGTGAACTTGAGTGTTTATCCAGGTGAACTCGTGCTCATTGCAGGCGCAACAGGGAGCGGCAAAAGCACCTTGCTGAACTGTATTGCGGGAATTGCTCCTAATCATCTTGGAGGAAGACTCAGCGGCAGCATTGTCTATCAAGGAACAGAGATCAGTCAGTTATCGGTGCGTCAGCGATCGCAATTCTTTTGCACAGTACTACAAAATGTAGAACTGCAAATTTTTACCGATCGGGTCTGGGAAGAGGTGGTGTTTGGACTCGAAAATTGGCAAGTTCCGCCTCAGCAAATTCCGGCATTAACGGATGCAGCTCTGAGCGAATTTGGCTTGACGGCACAGCGGCAATGGTCAATCCAGCAGCTTTCGGCGGGACAGAAGCAACGGCTGCTGATTGCTTGTTTGTTGACGTTGGGGCAACCCGTGCTGTTGTTAGACGAACCATTGGCATATCTCGATGCATCTGGCGTTGAGCAATTACTGCACTTGCTGCGATCGCGCGTGGATCAGGGACAAACGGTGCTCTTGGTGGAACATCGAATTGAGATCGTCCATCAGATTTGCGATCGAGCCTTCCTGGTTCGTGACGGTCAGCTCTGTGAGCAATCCACGCAAACACTACTCCCTAAAATTAATCCAGTCATTCAACCTCAACCCTCAGCATCCTCTACCTTGCTGCTGCAAACTCAGCAACTCAGTTGGAATGGCTACCCTCCTTTTCCCGATCTTCAGGCTCATCTAGGGGAAACCATTTTGCTCAAGGGGGATAACGGCTGTGGGAAGACAACCCTCCTCAAACTCCTCAGTGGTTTGCTCAAGCCCGCTACGGGTCGGCTGGAAATTCTGGGAAGAGAGATGAGTAAACGCAGTGTAGTTGAGATTGCAGCCGTTGTGGGGTTCGTCTTGCAAAATCCCAATCATCAGTTGTTTGCAGACAGTGTGCGATCGGAAGTCTTGCAGCCGGGTGTATCACCTCAGAGAGCGGATACTTTGTTAGAGCAACTGAGCCTAAATGAGTTTGCCGAACAACATCCTCAATCGCTTTCACAGGGGCAAAAACGGCGTTTAGCATTGGCAGCCGTATTGGCAAGACAGCCCCAAATCTGCTTGTTAGATGAGATTACAGTTGGACAAGACCCTCACTCGTTAGGGCTGATGCTGCAAGTGCTCCAGCAGTTTACCCAGGAAGGAGGTGCTTTGATTCTCACATCCCATGATCCGATCGCTGCTGCTTCTTTACAGGCAAGACAGATCGAATTACCCCGTGCGACTTGA
- a CDS encoding HepT-like ribonuclease domain-containing protein, producing MPRDNESLIDIERAARRVLRYAADCDRASLETNDEKVSAILYQITIIGEATKRLSQDFRQQHPEIPWREIAGMRDVIVHEYDQVDLDVVWDVVQNKLPNLLISLQSLLPSEDS from the coding sequence ATGCCACGCGATAACGAATCATTAATTGACATTGAACGGGCAGCCAGACGAGTTCTGCGCTATGCCGCTGATTGCGATCGCGCCAGTCTCGAAACAAACGACGAAAAAGTATCTGCTATTCTCTACCAAATTACGATTATTGGTGAAGCAACGAAACGGCTATCTCAGGACTTTCGCCAACAACATCCAGAGATTCCCTGGCGAGAGATTGCAGGAATGAGGGATGTTATTGTTCATGAGTATGATCAGGTTGATCTCGATGTCGTTTGGGATGTGGTGCAAAATAAACTGCCCAACTTACTAATTTCTCTTCAATCCTTGCTCCCATCAGAAGATTCATGA
- a CDS encoding energy-coupling factor transporter transmembrane component T gives MLSQINPLLKLMVCLSVTIVALLLHQLAAIALLVGSLLLLALFSVRLSFKVWAYGAIAMMSGVVLLVILRDVDIALLSVLRLMAIALPAPLLASTTAPSDLVRALQAVRLPGFLVLSVMLIWRFLPLMQQEVQRIVDANQLRGVNLARQPRQWFPGLFLPLIFRMVAYADDVTIGLETRGYDPTAPRSNSRPLKWQFSDTLFTIGAVVLLSGIGYLEWNA, from the coding sequence ATGCTCAGTCAAATTAATCCACTGCTCAAATTGATGGTTTGTCTGAGCGTGACCATCGTGGCTCTACTCCTACATCAGCTTGCTGCGATCGCGCTTCTGGTGGGTAGTTTGCTGTTGTTAGCACTCTTCTCTGTTCGCCTCTCGTTCAAGGTGTGGGCCTACGGCGCGATCGCGATGATGAGCGGGGTTGTGCTCCTGGTCATCTTACGAGACGTAGATATCGCGCTACTGAGTGTTCTACGGCTGATGGCGATCGCCTTACCTGCGCCATTGCTGGCAAGCACAACTGCACCGAGTGACTTAGTGAGAGCGTTACAGGCAGTGCGATTACCAGGTTTCTTGGTGCTGAGCGTCATGCTGATTTGGCGATTTTTACCGTTGATGCAGCAAGAAGTTCAACGGATTGTAGACGCGAATCAATTACGCGGAGTCAATCTGGCTCGTCAGCCCCGGCAATGGTTTCCTGGGCTATTTCTGCCGCTGATCTTTCGGATGGTGGCATATGCGGATGACGTGACGATCGGATTGGAAACGCGAGGCTACGATCCAACTGCTCCCCGCAGCAACAGCCGTCCGCTCAAATGGCAATTCTCTGATACCCTCTTTACCATAGGTGCTGTTGTATTGCTCAGTGGAATAGGATATCTCGAATGGAACGCATAG
- a CDS encoding HNH endonuclease codes for MQIQQRQKIPILQNQVVVFSKNYLPLTRINIKRAIVLLVTGQAETLEFSSTQQWEVRSPSVVLQIPDHIRLTSGNPERHWKIPPVSRREIFRRDNHTCQYCGSTKHLTLDHVIPRSKGGTHTWDNVVAACEKCNSSKGDRLLHETGMVLKTKPKAPIHPAIAFAEQFWKEPQSIEP; via the coding sequence ATGCAGATTCAGCAGCGACAGAAGATTCCAATACTCCAAAACCAGGTCGTAGTGTTTTCTAAGAACTACCTGCCCCTGACGCGAATCAACATTAAACGGGCGATCGTTTTGCTCGTCACAGGTCAAGCAGAGACTTTGGAGTTTAGCAGCACTCAGCAATGGGAAGTACGCTCTCCCAGTGTCGTACTACAAATTCCTGATCACATCCGTTTGACAAGCGGCAATCCAGAGCGGCACTGGAAAATTCCCCCTGTGAGTCGTCGGGAAATCTTTCGTCGTGACAACCACACCTGTCAGTACTGCGGCAGCACCAAGCACCTGACGCTGGATCACGTCATTCCCCGCTCAAAGGGCGGAACCCATACCTGGGACAACGTAGTAGCTGCTTGTGAGAAGTGCAATTCATCCAAAGGCGATCGCCTCTTACACGAAACCGGAATGGTACTCAAAACCAAACCCAAAGCACCGATTCACCCTGCGATCGCGTTCGCTGAACAGTTCTGGAAAGAACCGCAATCGATCGAACCCTGA
- a CDS encoding alr0857 family protein, which translates to MLKLNYTEIGLYMEQTVTNPELLIAQRVLLAMRLGRLPQRGNCFAPLHVQPGQASFLLPANIPELEVLEMALQREYSSPVTLIPVDEEFVEVGLSGSWIAESKEAHEGMFLAVTNDQIEQLIYKLWQMSEAHISTLA; encoded by the coding sequence ATGTTGAAGCTAAACTACACCGAAATTGGGCTTTACATGGAGCAAACTGTAACCAACCCTGAACTGTTGATTGCCCAGCGGGTTCTTTTGGCGATGCGGTTAGGGCGTTTACCCCAAAGGGGGAACTGCTTCGCACCGCTCCATGTTCAACCCGGTCAAGCCTCCTTTCTACTGCCTGCCAATATTCCCGAACTGGAAGTCCTAGAGATGGCGCTACAGCGGGAATATAGCTCACCTGTCACCCTTATTCCTGTGGATGAAGAGTTTGTGGAAGTTGGGCTAAGTGGAAGTTGGATTGCTGAAAGCAAAGAGGCTCACGAAGGGATGTTTTTGGCTGTGACAAATGATCAGATTGAGCAGCTCATTTACAAGCTGTGGCAGATGAGCGAAGCCCACATTTCCACCCTGGCATAG
- a CDS encoding nucleotidyltransferase family protein, with amino-acid sequence MKLKTIELPIEQIQQFCDRWQITEFALFGSVLRDDFRPDSDIDVLVTFAPEAKRGLSETLQMKDELQAIFGRNVDFIVKAAIERSENWLRRKNILESAQVIYATR; translated from the coding sequence ATGAAACTCAAAACAATTGAATTACCGATCGAACAGATTCAACAATTTTGCGATCGCTGGCAAATCACCGAGTTTGCGTTGTTTGGTTCTGTCCTGCGAGATGATTTTCGTCCCGATAGTGATATTGATGTGCTGGTCACCTTTGCACCAGAGGCAAAGCGGGGGTTATCTGAAACACTACAAATGAAAGACGAATTGCAAGCCATCTTTGGTCGTAACGTTGATTTTATTGTCAAAGCTGCGATCGAACGCAGTGAGAATTGGTTGCGACGCAAGAACATTTTGGAATCTGCACAGGTTATCTATGCCACGCGATAA
- a CDS encoding HNH endonuclease, whose translation MSLFPTIHPFLAMPQPCELCHREMPALTEHHLIPRQKTKRKGLDPSPTIQICSACHRQIHTLYDNSHLALHLNTLEKLKQDPQLQKFLSWVHKQDPNKRVKTDRKR comes from the coding sequence GTGTCACTGTTTCCCACCATTCACCCATTTCTAGCGATGCCGCAACCCTGCGAACTTTGCCATCGAGAGATGCCTGCTCTCACCGAACATCACCTGATTCCCCGTCAAAAGACGAAACGCAAGGGTCTTGACCCCAGCCCCACGATTCAAATTTGCTCTGCCTGTCACCGACAAATCCACACGCTCTACGACAACTCCCATCTGGCACTGCACCTGAATACTCTGGAGAAGCTAAAGCAAGACCCCCAGCTACAAAAATTCCTGTCCTGGGTTCACAAACAAGACCCGAACAAGCGGGTGAAAACCGATCGAAAGCGTTGA